Within the Sarcophilus harrisii chromosome 2, mSarHar1.11, whole genome shotgun sequence genome, the region ACATTATTCTAACCACGGCTAATAGACTCAAAGCTAACAAAAACTTCCAAAAGATCCTTTCTTATATGACTAAACTGTAATCCTTGAGAATTCAGAAGCAGCTGGAATATAGTGTGAAGACCACCACAATGTAAAGACATTGGTGACTCTTTTTTACTGACCCTGACTAAACAgtgtattataatataaaatctcTATGAATAACTTTTATTTGGcactatttttaaatgtattaagtATAACAAGGGAAAAAGCAATATGCCAAATCATTCACCACTTATGGATTAGAAGAAAACACTCTAGAGcaataaggataaaaaaaattctctgtttaAAATACATTCCTATAAAAGGTTCTAATGTATTCATTTTTACTTCTTACTTAATCAACCAGCAACTCAGAAAAGTCAGTATAGATTCCATGGAGAATACTAaaaaaatatgaagcaataaCTTACTCGACTCCAAATCCTTGCTGATTCCATGCTTGCCCGTACATTCCATAGGATGGCACTTGCCATCCATTTGCCATATATTGTCCATATTGTTGTGGATTTCCATATACCTGACTCCACTGGCCCCACTGACTATAGTCaacctaggaaaaataaatatcttagatgaaaaataagaaacaagtCTCATTCAGGATTTTGTGAGAAGAAAGACAATAAGAGAAAGAACATAATGAGTGAAGACTTTCATTATTAAGGCATTGCTGTTATGCAAATTTTTAAAGGTAACATCTGTGTAGAGGCACTAAGACAACTTCAAGTTTATTCTCTTCTAATAGCatttaaagacatttaaaagTATTACAATTCTTTAGGTTTTTCATCATAAAGTTATAAAACTCTCTCTGGGACATATTTTAACTCTTAAATGAAACAGTGTGAAACTGTTTTGAACATGAACCCAATTACCTGTTGGAAGTTTTTAGTCATATCAGGAGATTCTTTACCCCAATAACACTTAACTACGTGTCCTTCAATTGTCGTACCATTTACTGAAACAATGGCATGGGCAGCACTTTCATGTGTTGAAAATCTAAGAGATGAAAAACCAATAtgttaaaacttttattttaggGCACACAGTTGCAAGGTTTTGTTTATTGTAGATTTCAATTTggatatgtatgtttttttttttttttttaactttgcacAATGAAGCATGCATGCAAAATGATAGCTTACAGATACAGTTCCTTACTTCTAAAAGGTAAATCCTATGAGCCTATGAAAAGATTTGCAATGCAAAAGAATACTAGCATATGGCATGTTGATATGGTGCCAACCAAAACCAATTCAAAGGAATGAATCAACATTTTCTTAAAGCAACAAAAATGGCTATATATGGCAACCTTACCTGACAAAGGAATAACCCTTTTCAGGAAAAACTCTTATTTCCATAATTTGTCCAAACGGTGAAAATGTCTGTCTCATGAGCTGATCTATAagaaccaaaccaaaccaaacaaaaagacaaaaacccCCATAACATTTAAAGCAGATTTGTACCATGAAATGGTGTCACACCATGAAATGATGTCAATGGTACAGAAATATCCActaaaataagagaaggaaataaatcctACCTGTTAACCCAGAAGCAATTCCTCCACAGTAAACAGTACAATTTTTTGGACTTGACTGATTTACCACATCTTCAAATCTCAACTGTTTAGTGTTGTCTTTTTacagaaagaagaatggaagttTAGGTTATGTTAGTTGAAAAGTACTATAAAATTCAGCTTTTGAGAAATACAACTTATTTAGATAGAGCACTATTTTGAATTGTTATATCAGTGGGCAAAAATGAACACAATAAttctacaaaaatagaaaagagtggAAGGTATGATTCTTCCTCTATATAATTATATCGCCTCACCTATTAATTCTCATctaattaattttacattatttttaagaatacatGCTCAAAACAAACCCCATTATTCTCTGGAGATAGTAAATTTAGGATAAAACCTAGAATTCTGAggataaaattattatagttgATTGTTATTACTGAGAATGCTAAGACATGATGCTATGCTGAAGCCAAAAAACAGACCCCAATTAAATCCTCATACTCTCTAAGTCTTAATAACAGTAATTGTCTTACTTTCTTGTGTACTTTTAGGAGCTGGTGGTTTACGCGTTGCCCAATTGGTCCGGATTTGACGACCTCCCAGCCACTGACCTCCCATATGTACAATTGCATTTTCTGCATCCTATAaatccaaaaagaagaaaataataataaaaatgctgagaaaattaaaacaattactaGAAAGATAATTACCAATAAATATGGCTTATTAGGAGGAACTGAAATTTTGGAGTTGTCAGGATTTAAGAAATCATATCAGTAAGTTTTAATTCACAGAGTATCCTAAACAAGTCATAGTTACAATCTGGTAAACAGTAACATCAAGGTTAATTTCAACTCAAgtgattcaaaaaaatttttacttaCCAATTTCAAATCACTGAACTGGTAATCAAGGAATAGTTTATtcttaaagtaaaaacaaaaacaaaacaaaccctgatccaagaaattttttaacGTGTTACTCCAGAAccattaaaataaacttttcccTATCATAAACTTAAAGTTGGATGTTTCTGTGAATAAAACTGCATATTTAAAAATAGGCTTTTAATGTAACTTTGATTTCAAGATGTAATGATACCATCTTAACATAGAACTATATTGTAACAATCAATGCATTATGACATTTAGTAACTTATGCAACATAATTAAAATGCTTAAAAGAATTTGTCATTAGTCACAGAGTTTATTTAGTCAAAATCAACCATAATGGAATCCAACTTTTGCCTCTATTTCAGTACAAAGATTCTAATGAAATGCAAAGattataatttcctaaagcaaaagttttaacaattaaaaaaatatatgtttctaaAAAACCAATGTTAGCTTTTGGTTGATGTGTCTCAATTTACACTTTACAGTTAATATAAATGTCTAGACATCAGGTTGtttgaatatttttgaaataaaaagaccacacaatcttttaatttttcattcaaatATTCTAGTATAACTTTAAAATCCCAGTTGCAAAAAGAGATATTAGATGGGAAGtggaaagaataaagaagtgTTACTTATAAAGCAGAGATAGCAACATTAttcaagaaaacatgaaaaagataaatttcttaTTATCCTAATGTCAGGGTACCATTAATACCACTCAAGTGTACTTATTATTTCAATGGATGTTGTTGTAGCCAAATTTCTCTTCTAAAACTAGCATACAAAGTACCTATTTTACCAAACtaacattaaaaaacattttttcccttatatttacCAACAAATATCACATTCTTATAATCAAGTTCATGGGAAAAGAATGAGGCTAGtatactaaaaacaaacaaaaaataccctaccacacacaataaatatttaagctAATAGAAATTTCTACCAGAAATGAACAAAAGCAGTTAGATGTTACTTACCAGTTTGTTATAAAATGATACAAAACCATAGCCTTTTGATTTTCCAGTTGCCATATCTTTAACTACCCGTGCATCCCTGTGAAAAGAAGCACAActaaatgagggaaataataattattttcaaaataaaaactaaaaggaaCCACACACACTGAATTGTgagcatatttttatataaatttccaGTTAACCCTAATTAACTATGGCCATTCCTGAACTTTCCCTATTGCTTCTTTACCTGTTAGAAAAAAGCAGTAGGACAAAAACATGTAATAAACATGCAACCTATCAAACACAGCCTGTTCTTTCTAAAACTAAATGCTCAAATTTGAAGATTAAAGGGAACAATAGtttccttttctaatattctactaACTACAGTCCTCTAAGGTTTACTGTTCTATAAATTACTTTAACAATGCTAACTACTTTACCATGCAATCTCTAAATAGTTAAATGTCTTCTGCCTAGtgatacaaaatatatgaaatattaaaaaattgaaaaagaggaaaaaaataggaattaaaaaGGCATACATGGCCTGTTaacagatttctttatttttcttggtcaaTTCTCTACCATCATTTTGGAGTTTGGGCAGctgtaaattttgaaaaattgacattttcagaaatttaagaaaggagaataaaaaacTAACAACAATGCTAAGCACACCAGTACGAAAACAACAAATTTACACAGAAATTTTTAGTGAGTAAGTTAAAATGATTGGAAATATAGAACTGCACTgaatatagaatgttaaaatgtaaatactaaaatatgtatatataaataatgtataaatagaataaatagaaaatgagaaaaaaaatctacaactGAGTTCCAGTGTGCACAGTTCCTTGCAGTTAGCCTTCAAGATCCTGTCCATTCTTATGAGCAATTCTGCAAAATAACCAGAATGCTATTACTTTTAATTGTGACTTGGACTTTAGAAAAACTGCAGGTCTCAGGTATAAATAAAGATTGAGAAACAGCAACctgtattattctttttatactgatttttaaaaatagtattactTACCACACTTAAGAGAtttaaaagcaaagcaaacaCCAAAAATAGAAGATTAACAATTAAATATTTCGAtccattaaaattaaatatacagaACAACAAAAACTGTAGAGAAATGAACATTGTTGTTCTTAGCTGAATTATATTCCTGTAAAGCAGTATTAAATGTTCGTTAATttaaatcttttgaaaataaatctaCAAAATATCCTGCTTTTAAACAGCAAGACAAAGTATACTTTTAACActtgcaaaaattttaattttccaatacATTTGATCAGAGTATATTGTGAACTTTGCTCTACAACATGCGTTAGAAAGATCAAATGGCATTTTCCCATTTCTGACATAATCATGCATTACCAACAAGAATATTTATTCATACTTCACAATACCTTTGACTCAGACATTTTAATACTAACAAAATTATTagtgattaaaataataaaaagacaacatattttacatttaagcaAGAATAATCTCTCcaaattcataaattcataatataaaacattctaaaattttactttactattaccttccccctcccccaaagcaTTCATAACACAATCTAAATCACAGTTCCTTTTGTTCTTTATCTAACATATTTTCAAAACACTTACAAAATCTTGGACCTTAAATTAGCATTTACTTATAtaccaaatatatttctttaaaatcgACGtagaaaacaatttcatttatAAACACATTATGCAAAGAATTAGTTGAAAACAAGTCTCAAGAACATTAAACTATCATTATTTGCAgttaaaataatataacataaaacaaTGCtaactaggaaaagaaaaaccTTAATTCTGAAATAAATCGATCTAAAAACAACTTTCCTGGCACTACTGAGTGAGAGGTATTGATAATAATACTTACGATATTTTACCAAAAGGAGCAAATGCTGATTTGATATCTTCTGTTGTTATTTCTGGACTCAAATCTCCAACAAATACATGGAAGTGATCTGGAATCGAAGCATTTTATGATAAAAATACTCATGAACTTAATTAGTAGATCTCAGGTTTGGAGAAATTTTGggatttataaaaatgttaccAATATTGATCCCTGAGGTATACAATAAGAGCTGCAATATACTTACTAGAGGTATCTTTTTTCTGGCTACTTGGTGTTGTTGCCCAGTTTACTTTGACCTCCTAAAAATAAAGATTGCATTTAATACAATTAGTCACTTCACTGTGGTCactaaaatacttttaatatggaaggatttttttaatgaaatatcagactgaataaaacaaaaacaaattatgatTTAGGAGCTCTCTAGGTTTGAACAGTCACCAAAAATGAACACAAACCAAAAGTAGTTAGCATGCAAAGAAATGTGTGTAGGAttacttttaaaatgtacaaaatattcttcaaacttacctttcccaaaatttttctcccattcATAGCCGCTAATGCAGCAGCTGCATCTCTGTGTTCATAAAATTCCACAAAGCAATATGGGTCATTGCTTGTATGCTGCAAAACAGAAAATCCAACAGAAGAGTTGACCCTTCTGCTATCGGGTTGCTGAGAAGAAAATCCAGGAAAAAACATTACTGATAGCTAGGAATTTTAAGTAAGACTGCAAATAGCTAATGAAGcctaacattttaaaagataaacctTATAGCTTAAACATAGTAATAAGGAAAATAGTATGGTATTCATAAAGAACACTGAAGAGGTTTATAACAGCATGACTCTATACAATTTTGTaactttcaaataatttaattttatatcaaaaattatttcttataattttgttgctaataacataaaaatagtgttctttattaaaattattgtacatacCAAAGTGCTTGAACATTTATCATTGGTGTTACTTAAAAATATTGGACCAATGATTAACAGGTAATTA harbors:
- the TIAL1 gene encoding nucleolysin TIAR isoform X5; this translates as MEDDGQPRTLYVGNLSRDVTEVLILQLFSQIGPCKSCKMITEHTSNDPYCFVEFYEHRDAAAALAAMNGRKILGKEVKVNWATTPSSQKKDTSNHFHVFVGDLSPEITTEDIKSAFAPFGKISDARVVKDMATGKSKGYGFVSFYNKLDAENAIVHMGGQWLGGRQIRTNWATRKPPAPKSTQENNTKQLRFEDVVNQSSPKNCTVYCGGIASGLTDQLMRQTFSPFGQIMEIRVFPEKGYSFVRFSTHESAAHAIVSVNGTTIEGHVVKCYWGKESPDMTKNFQQVDYSQWGQWSQVYGNPQQYGQYMANGWQVPSYGMYGQAWNQQGFGVDQSPSAAWMGGFGAQPAQGQAAPVIPNQAGYGMASYQTQ
- the TIAL1 gene encoding nucleolysin TIAR isoform X1 translates to MRKLREVGKRNDLLKDSLKISGGPGTRIGVSLTPPFSSIQHCLTTSDDICSIISDLQPDSRRVNSSVGFSVLQHTSNDPYCFVEFYEHRDAAAALAAMNGRKILGKEVKVNWATTPSSQKKDTSNHFHVFVGDLSPEITTEDIKSAFAPFGKISDARVVKDMATGKSKGYGFVSFYNKLDAENAIVHMGGQWLGGRQIRTNWATRKPPAPKSTQENNTKQLRFEDVVNQSSPKNCTVYCGGIASGLTDQLMRQTFSPFGQIMEIRVFPEKGYSFVRFSTHESAAHAIVSVNGTTIEGHVVKCYWGKESPDMTKNFQQVDYSQWGQWSQVYGNPQQYGQYMANGWQVPSYGMYGQAWNQQGFGVDQSPSAAWMGGFGAQPAQGQAAPVIPNQAGYGMASYQTQ
- the TIAL1 gene encoding nucleolysin TIAR isoform X3, producing the protein MRKLREVGKRNDLLKDSLKISGGPGTRIGVSLTPPFSSIQHCLTTSDDICSIISDLHTSNDPYCFVEFYEHRDAAAALAAMNGRKILGKEVKVNWATTPSSQKKDTSNHFHVFVGDLSPEITTEDIKSAFAPFGKISDARVVKDMATGKSKGYGFVSFYNKLDAENAIVHMGGQWLGGRQIRTNWATRKPPAPKSTQENNTKQLRFEDVVNQSSPKNCTVYCGGIASGLTDQLMRQTFSPFGQIMEIRVFPEKGYSFVRFSTHESAAHAIVSVNGTTIEGHVVKCYWGKESPDMTKNFQQVDYSQWGQWSQVYGNPQQYGQYMANGWQVPSYGMYGQAWNQQGFGVDQSPSAAWMGGFGAQPAQGQAAPVIPNQAGYGMASYQTQ
- the TIAL1 gene encoding nucleolysin TIAR isoform X7; this translates as MDARVVKDMATGKSKGYGFVSFYNKLDAENAIVHMGGQWLGGRQIRTNWATRKPPAPKSTQENNTKQLRFEDVVNQSSPKNCTVYCGGIASGLTDQLMRQTFSPFGQIMEIRVFPEKGYSFVRFSTHESAAHAIVSVNGTTIEGHVVKCYWGKESPDMTKNFQQVDYSQWGQWSQVYGNPQQYGQYMANGWQVPSYGMYGQAWNQQGFGVDQSPSAAWMGGFGAQPAQGQAAPVIPNQAGYGMASYQTQ
- the TIAL1 gene encoding nucleolysin TIAR isoform X4; its protein translation is MVLSSENNVVLANSYVGNLSRDVTEVLILQLFSQIGPCKSCKMITEHTSNDPYCFVEFYEHRDAAAALAAMNGRKILGKEVKVNWATTPSSQKKDTSNHFHVFVGDLSPEITTEDIKSAFAPFGKISDARVVKDMATGKSKGYGFVSFYNKLDAENAIVHMGGQWLGGRQIRTNWATRKPPAPKSTQENNTKQLRFEDVVNQSSPKNCTVYCGGIASGLTDQLMRQTFSPFGQIMEIRVFPEKGYSFVRFSTHESAAHAIVSVNGTTIEGHVVKCYWGKESPDMTKNFQQVDYSQWGQWSQVYGNPQQYGQYMANGWQVPSYGMYGQAWNQQGFGVDQSPSAAWMGGFGAQPAQGQAAPVIPNQAGYGMASYQTQ
- the TIAL1 gene encoding nucleolysin TIAR isoform X2, giving the protein MEDDGQPRTLYVGNLSRDVTEVLILQLFSQIGPCKSCKMITEQPDSRRVNSSVGFSVLQHTSNDPYCFVEFYEHRDAAAALAAMNGRKILGKEVKVNWATTPSSQKKDTSNHFHVFVGDLSPEITTEDIKSAFAPFGKISDARVVKDMATGKSKGYGFVSFYNKLDAENAIVHMGGQWLGGRQIRTNWATRKPPAPKSTQENNTKQLRFEDVVNQSSPKNCTVYCGGIASGLTDQLMRQTFSPFGQIMEIRVFPEKGYSFVRFSTHESAAHAIVSVNGTTIEGHVVKCYWGKESPDMTKNFQQVDYSQWGQWSQVYGNPQQYGQYMANGWQVPSYGMYGQAWNQQGFGVDQSPSAAWMGGFGAQPAQGQAAPVIPNQAGYGMASYQTQ
- the TIAL1 gene encoding nucleolysin TIAR isoform X6; translated protein: MVLSSENNVVLANSYVGNLSRDVTEVLILQLFSQIGPCKSCKMITEQPDSRRVNSSVGFSVLQHTSNDPYCFVEFYEHRDAAAALAAMNGRKILGKEVKVNWATTPSSQKKDTSNHFHVFVGDLSPEITTEDIKSAFAPFGKISDARVVKDMATGKSKGYGFVSFYNKLDAENAIVHMGGQWLGGRQIRTNWATRKPPAPKSTQENNTKQLRFEDVVNQSSPKNCTVYCGGIASGLTDQLMRQTFSPFGQIMEIRVFPEKGYSFVRFSTHESAAHAIVSVNGTTIEGHVVKCYWGKESPDMTKNFQQVDYSQWGQWSQVYGNPQQYGQYMANGWQVPSYGMYGQAWNQQGFGVDQSPSAAWMGGFGAQPAQGQAAPVIPNQAGYGMASYQTQ